DNA sequence from the Selenomonas timonae genome:
GTATTCGATGTCGATCTGCGTGTTCAGGAGGTTCTGTACGCGCAGCTCTGGGAACAGGCAAAGTGGGAAGAAGCAGATCACGAGTAGCTTTATCGGAGGAAGTTATCATACCTTTTAGAACGGATGGGAGTGCAGTATGCAGATTGTAAAATATATGTTTCAGCCGCATGGCGACGAGCGCGGCATGCTTGTCGCACTGGAGGAGTTCAACGACATTCCCTTCCGCATCAAGCGCGTCTACTATATGTATGATACGGTGGAGGGCGTTGTACGCGGACATCATGCCCACAAGGCACTCGAGCAGATTCTGATTTGCATTCACGGGAGCTGTAAGGTTCGTCTTGATAACGGACGAGAGAAGAAAGTTATTCCTCTCGAAAAACCCTATGAAGGGCTTTATATCTCTCATGCCATGTGGCGGGAGATGTACGACTTCTCGCCCGATGCTGTCCTCATGGTGCTTGCCTCTGAGGTCTATGACGAGTCTGACTATATACGCGATTACGATGAGTTTCTGCGGATGGTGCGCGTGGGGGAGGCGCAGGCATGAATATTAACCTTGCTGTGCTTGGCCGTCAGTATGACCTTCATGCCACAGAATACGAGGAGGCAGCGCTGCGTTCCCTGCGCTCCGGCTGGTATATTATGGGGCCTGAGCTGGAGGCATTTGAGCAGGAATTTGCTGCCTATACAGGGGCGTGCTATGCCGTCGGACTGAACTCGGGGCTTGACGCGCTCACACTCTCTGCTGCTGCGCTTGGCATCGGTGTAGGGGATGAGGTTATCG
Encoded proteins:
- a CDS encoding sugar 3,4-ketoisomerase — its product is MQIVKYMFQPHGDERGMLVALEEFNDIPFRIKRVYYMYDTVEGVVRGHHAHKALEQILICIHGSCKVRLDNGREKKVIPLEKPYEGLYISHAMWREMYDFSPDAVLMVLASEVYDESDYIRDYDEFLRMVRVGEAQA